The Erinaceus europaeus chromosome 16, mEriEur2.1, whole genome shotgun sequence genome includes a window with the following:
- the INAFM2 gene encoding putative transmembrane protein INAFM2 gives MTERAAGPAERGKPATYTGDKKAKMAAKTNKKWVRLATVFAYVLSVSLAAIVLAVYYSLIWQPVGAGTSGSSAGPPPGTNGSGPAGTSGAAEPNATGPSRRAEPPAAGPRAAPLERAPGRGGGR, from the coding sequence ATGACGGAGCGCGCCGCGGGCCCGGCCGAGCGCGGCAAGCCGGCCACCTACACCGGGGACAAGAAGGCGAAGATGGCGGCCAAGACCAACAAGAAGTGGGTCCGGCTCGCCACCGTGTTCGCCTACGTGCTCTCCGTGTCGCTGGCCGCCATCGTGCTGGCCGTCTACTACAGCCTCATCTGGCAGCCGGTGGGCGCCGGGACCTCGGGGAGCTCCGcgggcccgcccccggggaccaACGGCTCGGGCCCGGCCGGGACGTCGGGGGCGGCGGAACCCAACGCCACGGGGCCGTCCCGCCGCGCCGAGCCCCCCGCCGCCGGGCCGCGGGCAGCGCCGCTCGAGCGGGCGCCGGGACGGGGCGGCGGGCGCTGA